In Ascaphus truei isolate aAscTru1 chromosome 21, aAscTru1.hap1, whole genome shotgun sequence, one DNA window encodes the following:
- the LOC142472424 gene encoding translocon-associated protein subunit delta-like, producing MAGSERGVRALRLLLAQHARRATCCAACHVLCVWPFFTVCWRARTTVPCAFRNVALYADVNGKQFPATRGQDIGRYQVSWSVEHKNARSGTYEVKFFDEESYSVLRKAQRNNEDLSAIKPLFTVNVDHRGAWNGPWVSTEVQAALIGILVYYTAYSAKSSIQA from the exons ATGGCGGGATCGGAGCGCGGTGTGCGGGCTTTGCGGCTGCTGCTGGCG CAACACGCTCGGCGTGCCACGTGCTGTGCGGCGTGCCACGTGCTGTGCGTATGGCCATTCTTTACCGTGTGCTGGCGTGCGCGAACGACCGTGCCGTGTGCTTTTCGG AACGTTGCACTTTACGCTGACGTGAACGGGAAGCAGTTCCCTGCAACCAGAGGCCAGGACATCGGGCGCTACCAG GTTTCCTGGAGTGTTGAACACAAGAACGCACGATCTGGGACCTATGAGGTGAAGTTCTTTGACGAGGAGTCTTACAGCGTCCTGAGGAAG GCCCAGAGGAACAACGAGGATCTCTCTGCTATCAAACCTCTCTTCACGGTCAATGTTGATCACAGG GGGGCCTGGAATGGACCTTGGGTCTCCACAGAAGTTCAGGCCGCGTTGATAGGAATCCTGGTATATTACACGGCGTACAGTGCGAAGAGCAGTATCCAGGCTTGA